The nucleotide window CTGCAGCAGCTCGATGTTCTTCTGCATGTTCTGCCCCTGCCCCTGCGCGCGGCTGATCTGCTCTGGCTGGAGCAGCTGCCTGTCGATCGTCCCGTGTGGTTGCTGCTCGAGTCGGAGTCGTCCAGGTCTGAGCAGATCCAGGCCCTGAACTGTCAGCTTCCGGAGCGTTGGCACCAATCGCTGCTTCCATGGAACGGGACGGCCGAGACGCTCAGGAGTGTGCTCCAGCCCGTTCGTCGTCAGCTTGATGAGCCAAAGTCTGTTCGAGACATCACCCGTCAGCGACTGCTTCGGGACCTGCACCGCTGCTGGCAGGCCGATCTGGAAGGGTTTCGCCGCGAACGGTTTCGTGCCCTGCTTCAGCAAAGCCAGTGGATCGTGGCCGGTGTGGTGGCTGCGTCGCCGCTTCCCAGTGTCGACCTCCTGGCTGTTGTGGTTGGCAATGGCCTGATGGTGAAGGAGATGGCAGCAATCTGGAATTGCCCTTGGAGTCAGGACGTCCTGCAGGCTGTGGTGCGTCAGCTCGGGGGTGCCGCTCTCGCCCAGGGCGTTGTGGAATGGAGCGGCCAGGCGCTGCTCGGTCTGGCCAAGCTGGATGGTGCGAGCTGGCTCGCGGCTGGCGCGGTTCAGGCATTGAGCGCTGCCTATCTCACCCGCGTGGTGGGAGCGTCGATGGCGGACTGGATGGCTCTCAATGCTGGCGTTGCGGAGCCCGACCTCGAAGAGCTCAAGCGTCAGGCGCCGTTGCTGGTGGCCCGCGCCGCTGACCGGGAACGACTCGATCTGCGTGCTTTCGCAGACCAGGCCCGCGACTGGATCCGAGCGAGGAGCGACTGGAGCGCCGCCTGACTTTGCATTAATTCATGAAGTATTCATGAAGCTGCTATGAATTAATGCTGCGAGATGACTCGAATGATGTGAAGTGGTGGTTATTGATCGACAATTCCATACTCTTAATTCTGAATCCAGGCCTTCAATTTGAGCGTTTGGATTCATTCCCGTACTCATTTGATTCATGGCTACTGCAATTCGCAGCGGTCGCCGCGGCAGCTGGGAAAGCTTCTGTCAGTGGGTCACCGACACCAATAACCGCATCTATGTGGGCTGGTTCGGTGTACTGATGATTCCCTGTCTGCTCGCAGCCACCACCTGCTTCATCGTTGCCTTCATCGCAGCGCCAGCTGTCGATATCGACGGCATCCGTGAGCCCGTCGCCGGCTCCCTGATCTACGGAAACAACATCATCTCCGGTGCTGTTGTTCCTTCCTCGAACGCCATCGGCCTGCACTTCTATCCCATCTGGGAAGCTGCTTCTCTTGATGAGTGGCTGTACAACGGCGGTCCTTATCAGCTGGTGGTCTTCCACTTCCTGATCGGTATTTCCGCCTACATGGGTCGCCAGTGGGAGCTCTCCTACCGCCTCGGCATGCGCCCCTGGATCTGCGTTGCTTACAGCGCTCCGCTGTCTGCTGCCTTCGCCGTGTTCCTGGTGTACCCCTTCGGTCAGGGTTCCTTCTCTGACGGCATGCCCCTCGGCATCTCCGGCACCTTCAACTTCATGCTGGTGTTCCAGGCAGAGCACAACATCCTGATGCACCCCTTCCACATGATGGGCGTCGCAGGTGTGTTCGGTGGCTCCCTGTTCTCCGCCATGCACGGCTCCCTGGTGACCTCCTCCCTGGTGCGTGAAACCACCGAGAGCGAGTCCCAGAACTACGGCTACAAGTTCGGCCAAGAGGAAGAGACCTACAACATCGTGGCTGCCCACGGTTACTTCGGTCGCCTGATCTTCCAATACGCCTCCTTCAACAACAGCCGCAGCCTTCACTTCTTCCTGGCTGCCTGGCCTGTGGTCGGCATCTGGTTCACCTCCATGGGCGTCAGCACCATGGCGTTCAACCTGAACGGTTTCAACTTCAACCAGTCTGTTCTGGATGGTCAGGGCCGGGTTCTCAACACCTGGGCTGATGTGCTGAACCGCGCCAACCTCGGCATGGAAGTGATGCACGAGCGCAACGCTCACAACTTCCCCCTCGACCTGGCTGCTGCTGAGTCCACTCCTGTGGCTCTGCAAGCACCTGCCATCGGCTGAGGCTGAAGTCTCTTAACCCAAAGATTCAGCGTCAGTTGAATCGGAAAGCCCTCACCTCACGGTGGGGGCTTTTGTTTTGGGTTCAAACGTTCAGGACTGATGTGTTGCCATGTGCCTCATTAAATCGATGCACTTGCAGCTGTAGGCCCATTCGTTGTCGTACCAAGCCACCAGTTTCATGAAGCGGTCATTGAGAGCCATCCCTGCTCCCGCGTCGAACACCGACGTGCAGCTTTCTCCCAGCAGATCATTGGAGACGATTGGATCTTCCGTGTAGCCAAGGATGCCCGAAAGACCATTCTGCGAGGCCTGTTTGATCGTCTGCTTCAGATTCTCGTAGCTGGTTGGACGGTCCAGATTCACTGTGAGATCGACCACGGAGACATCAGGAGTGGGGACCCGGAAGGCCATGCCGGTGAGCTTGCCGTTCAGTTCAGGAATGACGCGGCCTACGGCTTTTGCCGCTCCCGTGGAGCTGGGAATAATGCTTTGCCCCGCTCCCCGTCCTCCACGCCAGTCCTTCAGGGAGGGACTGTCCACTGGTTTCTGCGTTGCCGTTGTGGCGTGCACTGTGGTCATCAGACCGCTGACGATCCCGAAGTTGTCGTGCACCACCTTGGCCAGAGGGGCCAGACAGTTGGTTGTGCAGCTGGCGTTCGAGACAATCGCCTGCCCGGCGTAGCTGGTGTGATTCACACCCATCACGAACATCGGGGTGTCGTCCTTGGATGGAGCACTCATCACCACGCGACGGGCGCCGGCATCCAGGTGAGCCTGGGCCAACGGGGCAGTGAGAAAAAAGCCCGTGCTCTCGAGTACGTAATCCGCGCCGATCTCGCCCCAGCGAAGCTGACTGGGATCTCTTTCAGCGGTGATCCGGATCGGTTGGTCGTTCACAACAAGCGCTCCGTCCTCCACGCGGATGTCGCCTTGAAACTGACGATGGGTGGAGTCGTAACGCAGCAGGTAGGCCAGGTAGTCGACCTCGATCAGATCATTGATTCCCACTACCTCCACATCCGGGCAGGTCATGGCCTGACGAAAGGCGAGCCGGCCAATGCGGCCAAATCCATTGATGCCGATGCGGATGGCCATTGAGCGATGGAAAGCAGATCCTTTCCGGCTTATAGAGAGCTCATGCGCTCTTGAACGCTGCCCTTGCGGGGATCCGCACAGGTCGCATCGTGTGCAGCCTTCTGAATCAAGGATCAGCTGGACTTATCAAAGCCATCACCAATCCTCGTTGTGCGCAGCCAGTGTCTTTGGTTGTGGAAGCGCAAAGTCCCTTTACATTGTGAAGGTCGGTTAACCGACTTTCTTTACCGCCGACGGGTTTTCCCTGACGCTTTCTCCCCCGTACTCATGACCACCACCATTCAGCAGCGCTCCGGCGCCAATGGCTGGCAGTCCTTCTGCGAGTGGGTCACCTCCACCAACAACCGCCTGTATGTGGGCTGGTTCGGTGTGCTGATGATCCCCACCCTGCTGGCTGCCACCACCTGCTTCATCGTTGCCTTCATCGCAGCGCCCCCCGTCGACATCGACGGCATCCGTGAGCCCGTCGCCGGCTCCCTGATCTACGGAAACAACATCATCTCTGGTGCTGTTGTTCCTTCCTCGAACGCCATCGGCCTGCACTTCTATCCCATCTGGGAAGCTGCTTCTCTCGATGAGTGGCTGTACAACGGCGGTCCTTACCAGCTGGTTGTCTTCCACTTCCTGATCGGCATCTTCTGCTACATGGGTCGCGAGTGGGAACTTTCCTACCGCCTCGGCATGCGCCCCTGGATCTGCGTTGCTTACAGCGCACCTGTGGCTGCTGCCTCCGCCGTGTTCCTGGTGTACCCCTTCGGTCAGGGTTCCTTCTCTGACGGCATGCCCCTCGGCATCTCCGGCACCTTCAACTTCATGCTGGTGTTCCAGGCAGAGCACAACATCCTGATGCACCCCTTCCACATGATGGGCGTCGCAGGTGTGTTCGGTGGCTCCCTGTTCTCCGCCATGCACGGTTCACTGGTGACCTCCTCCCTGGTGCGTGAAACCACCGAGAGCGAGTCCCAGAACTACGGCTACAAGTTCGGCCAAGAGGAAGAGACCTACAACATCGTGGCTGCCCACGGTTACTTCGGTCGCCTGATCTTCCAATACGCCTCCTTCAACAACAGCCGCAGCCTTCACTTCTTCCTGGCTGCCTGGCCTGTGGTCGGCATCTGGTTCACTGCCCTGGGCGTCAGCACCATGGCTTTCAACCTGAACGGTTTCAACTTCAACCAGTCCATCCTTGATGGTCAGGGCCGCGTCCTGAACACCTGGGCTGATGTGCTGAACCGCGCCAACCTCGGCATGGAAGTGATGCACGAGCGCAACGCTCACAACTTCCCCCTCGACCTGGCTGCTGCTGAGTCCACTCCTGTGGCTCTGCAAGCTCCCGCCATCGGCTGAGGCTGAAGTCTCTTAACTCAAAGATTCAGCTTCGGTTGAATCGGAAAGCCCCCTCGCGAGAGGGGGCTTTTTGTTGCGTGTTGGTATTGAACGACTTAACCGCGTTGAGGACGCTGCCACTGGGTGTGGCGTCGACGTGTTTCAGCAAAACCAGGCGCGACAATGGTTGTTGGAAGCTGGTCTGTCTGCATCTCAGAGAAGCTGTTGAGGTTCAGCGTTCTCTCGGAGATCGATTGATCGGCGGCTGACCAATCCAGCAGGGTGAGAGACGCCGGTGAGGCGCTGCTGCTGCCGAGTAGTCGCCGGGGACCACTGCCCATTGCACCGAGGCTCAGCAGCCGCAAACCCAGTGCTTCGGCGGGATACCAGGCATGGTGATGACCTGAGATCACAAGATCCACATCGGCTTGGCGCAGTTCAGCGGCCAGCGAAGCGGCGTCGTGAATGCATTCGCCAGCGCGTGCGCGGCCCTGGCTGAAGGCCGTTAAGGGGAGGTGGCCCACAACAAGGCAAAGGTCATCCTGCTGACGCTGCGGTGCGTTCAACGTGCGGGTGAGCCATTGCCGCTGAGCGCTGCTCACCGTTGAAGATGAGGCATCCATCACAACGAGGAAAAGACCAGGTCCATGCCAGGCGTACTGGAACGGGAAGATGTCCGCTTCCGTCAGTCCTGATGGCACCGCATCTTGATGCTTGCTCCAGAACCGAGAGGCCTGCTGACGCTCCCGTGCATAGATCCAGCGGCCCTGAGATTGCTGGCTTGATGCGTCGTGATTTCCCATCGCCGGCAAAAGTGGAATGCCGGCTGTCTCTAGAGGCCGTCGCACAAAGGTCTCAAAGCCCTCCCACATCGCTGCGAGCTGGCGGTCGGTCAGCGACGTCTTCTGGCCCGCGACCATGTCACCGGCACAAATCACCAGGTCAGGCTTCTGCTGCAACAGAAGGTTCACTCCCCGTTCAACGGTGGGCCCATAGCTGGTGCTGCCGTAGGAGCTGTTTAGATCGCTGATCAGCCCGATCCTTAAAGGCTTGTTTGGTGTCTGGAAGTTTCTGTTCTGTCCTGAAGCGAGAGGTTGCGCAGCCACCTTCTTCAGCAGGACCTCCAAGGCTGAGCCTGACGCGGCGGCGGCCATGAGCCGTAGAAATTCTCGCCGTCCGGGCTGTTTCATCAGCCGAGCTTATGCCTGAAATGAGCGATGGTCAGGGGTTTTCAGTGTGAAGTTGGTTGTCGAGCAGCAAACTTCCTTTACATTGTGAAGGTCGGTTAACCGACTTTCTTTACCGCCGACGGGTTTTCCCTGACGCTTTCTCCCCCGTACTCATGACCACCACCATTCAGCAGCGCTCCGGCGCCAATGGCTGGCAGTCCTTCTGCGAGTGGGTCACCTCCACCAACAACCGCCTGTATGTGGGCTGGTTCGGTGTGCTGATGATCCCCACCCTGCTGGCTGCCACCACCTGCTTCATCGTTGCCTTCATCGCAGCGCCCCCCGTCGACATCGACGGCATCCGTGAGCCCGTCGCCGGCTCCCTGATCTACGGAAACAACATCATCTCTGGTGCTGTTGTTCCTTCCTCGAACGCCATCGGCCTGCACTTCTATCCCATCTGGGAAGCTGCTTCTCTCGATGAGTGGCTGTACAACGGCGGTCCTTACCAGCTGGTTGTCTTCCACTTCCTGATCGGCATCTTCTGCTACATGGGTCGCGAGTGGGAACTTTCCTACCGCCTCGGCATGCGCCCCTGGATCTGCGTTGCTTACAGCGCACCTGTGGCTGCTGCCTCCGCCGTGTTCCTGGTGTACCCCTTCGGTCAGGGTTCCTTCTCTGACGGCATGCCCCTCGGCATCTCCGGCACCTTCAACTTCATGCTGGTGTTCCAGGCAGAGCACAACATCCTGATGCACCCCTTCCACATGATGGGCGTCGCAGGTGTGTTCGGTGGCTCCCTGTTCTCCGCCATGCACGGTTCACTGGTGACCTCCTCCCTGGTGCGTGAAACCACCGAGAGCGAGTCCCAGAACTACGGCTACAAGTTCGGCCAAGAGGAAGAGACCTACAACATCGTGGCTGCCCACGGTTACTTCGGTCGCCTGATCTTCCAATACGCCTCCTTCAACAACAGCCGCAGCCTTCACTTCTTCCTGGCTGCCTGGCCTGTGGTCGGCATCTGGTTCACTGCCCTGGGCGTCAGCACCATGGCTTTCAACCTGAACGGTTTCAACTTCAACCAGTCCATCCTTGATGGTCAGGGCCGCGTCCTGAACACCTGGGCTGATGTGCTGAACCGCGCCAACCTCGGCATGGAAGTGATGCACGAGCGCAACGCTCACAACTTCCCCCTCGACCTGGCTGCTGCTGAGTCCACTCCTGTGGCTCTGCAAGCACCTGCCATCGGCTGAGGCTGAAGTCTCTTAACCCAAAGATTCAGCGTCAGTTGAATCGGAAAGCCCTCACCTCACGGTGGGGGCTTTTGGTTGTGAAGCGACGGACGCATCGCCACGATGCCAACAAGACCGTGTCGCAACGATGGATCCATCTACAAGCGGTCACGGTCCCTGGAACTTGTCCTCACTTCTGGATTTTTCCCGTCCTGCGCATGCAGCCTGGACTGATGCGATGCGCGGAGCTGGCATCACCACGCTGCTCGGCTGGATCGCCCTGACCTTGAACGCTCCCAGGGCCTTGTTGCCACTCACCCTTGGGTCGGTGTTCACGGCTATTGCAGAAACCGGTCAAGGACGCGACCATCCCTGGCGCACCATGGCTTGGACCACCACCTGGCTCATGGTCGCCGCTGGATTCGGCGCCGCTATTGGCGAAAACACGCCACTGGCCGTTTTCGCCAGTGGAGCCATGGGCTTCATCTGCGCCTCTGCAGCAAGCCGCGACAAGCGAACGGCTGTCACCAGTCTGCTCACGTTGGTGGTGTTCACGATTTACGTGGGCTACCCCGGGCCCATTGTTCCGGCCCTGCAAGACATGGGGCTGATTCTGCTGGGGGGGGTGATCCAAACCCTCGTCTGCTCAGTGGTTCGTGCTTTCCAACAGGTGAAGCATGAGCGCCTCTGCATTCCACCAATCTGGAGACATCTAAGGACCTTTCGTACATCAGACGCGCACGTACGGCATGGCATTCGGTTGGCCATCACTCTGATGGTGGCTACAGCTATTTCGGAATCGACAGGCTTGCCTCATCAGTACTGGTTGCCCATGTCGGTGGCTTGGATGAGCAGAGCTCAGTTGAACAGCACCTGTCAGCGTGTTCTGCATCGTTTGCTCGGCACTCTTTTAGGGCTGGGTTTCATTGCACTGGTGGTGCGGTGGATCGGGCCACAAGGAGCGCATTGGTTACCGCTCTCACTGCTAGGAGCGGGGATCCTGATCGCCTACGTCTGGGTGCACTACGCCGCAGCGGTGGTCGGTGTGACCATCTGGATCATCGCCGCCTTTGCCCTAGTGGGAGATCCTGTGATCGATACGCTCTGGAACCGCATGCTTGACACCACCATCGCCTCCGCGATCGTGCTGATGGCAGTTTGGATTGATCCTCGTGCCAGTGAATCATGAATGGATCGACGTGGCTGATGCTGAGTCCACTCCTGTGGCTCTGTGAGCTCCCGCCATCGGCTGAGGCTGAAGTCTTCAAGAGATTCAGCTTCCGTTGAATCGGAAAGCCCCCGCCGAAAGGGGGGCTTCTTGTTGCCTTGCTTTTGGCTGATTCGTCAGGCTCAATTTTCAGGTGATGCCCTCATGCCCCCTGCTTCTCTCCCCACAGAACCAACCTGTGGGATCTGTGTGCTCCATCAGAACTCACCTCAGCTCGAACCCATGGAGATCTGGAGAAGTGAGCATTGGTTGCTGCGTCACCATCCCCATCCCAGTCCCCTCGCAGGTTGGTGTCTGCTCGATGCCCGACGCCACTGCAGAGGTCCTCTTGATTTCAGTGCTGTTGAAGCGGCGGAATGGGGCCTCATCGTGCAACGTGCCTCGCTCCTGGTAAAGCAAACCAGCGGTTGCGAACGCGTGTACGCCATTGCCTTCGGGGAGGGAGCGCGCCATCTCCATCTGCACCTCATCCCGCGTTCCAGCGGCATCCCCGAGACGGAAGCGTGGGCCGTTGCAGACCTCTATCGGGATGTGAAAGACAAGCGCCGCTTAGCGGCGGCTGATTCCGAGGTTGATGCCTGGATTCAGGATGCACGCCACCAGGCCCTCAGCCTGATGGCCTCAGCCGTGTAGATCGAAGCGGTCCAGCTCCATCACCTTCACCCAGGCTTTGACGAAGTCGGCCACAAAGCGGCTGCTGCCGTCGTTCTGGGCGTACACCTCAACAATGGCGCGAAGCTGGCTGTTGGATCCGAACACCAAATCGGCGCGGCTGGCGCTCCAGCGTTCGGCTCCGCTTGCACTGTCGTGACCGACATACGCATCCTGGGCTTCGTTGGTCGGTGTCCAGCGGGTTGTCATGTCCAGCAGGTTCACGCAGAAGTCATTGCTGAGTACGCCGACATTCGTTGTGAACACGCCTTGCCGGTTGCCGCCGGTGTTGGCGCCCAGCACGCGAAGACCCGCCAGCAGCACGGTCATTTCAGGGGCGCTGAGCGTGAGCAGCTGGGCTTGATCAATGAGCAACTCCTCGGCCCGCAGGGGAAGGCCGCTGCGTTTCCAGTTGCGGAAGCCGTCCGCCAAGGGCTTGAGCACATTGAAGGAGGCGGTGTCGGTCTGCTCCGGGCCGGCATCGGTGCGACCGGGGCTGAACGGCACCATGACCGATTGGCCGCCATCAGCGGCAGCCTTCTCCACGGCGGCACACCCTCCCAGTACAACCAGATCGGCAATGGATACCGACTTGCCATCGGTGCGGCTGCTGTTGAACTCGGACTGAATCGTCTCCAGGGCCGCGAGAACTCCATTCAGCTGCTCGGGCTCGTTCACCTCCCAGGTGCGTTGGGGCAAGAGCCGGATGCGACCTCCGTTGGCACCCCCGCGGCGATCGGAGCCGCGGAATGTGGATGCTGAGGCCCAGGCTGTTGCCACGAGGGCGGACATGCTTTGGCCACTGGCCAGGATCTGCTGCTTGAGGTTGCTGATGTCAGCGTCATCGATCAGCGCATGGTTGACGTCAGGAATCGGGTCTTGCCAGATCTGCACCTCCTCGGGAACCTCCTGGCCGAGGTAAAGAGCACGGGGACCGAGATCGCGATGGGTGAGTTTGAACCAGGCCCGGGCAAACGCATCGGCGAAGGCCTCCTGGTCCTGATAGAAGCGCCGGGCCACCGGCTCCATGATCGCGTCGTGCCTGAGCGATAGATCAGCGGTGGTCATGATCGGTGCTGACGACTTCCCGGCCACATGGGCATCGGGGACCATGTGCTCGGGCTTCACATCCTTGGCCGTCCATTGCCAAGCGCCGGCTGGGCTCTTGGTGAGTTCCCAGTCATAGGTGAACATCATCTGGAAATAGCCCTGATCCCAGCGGGTGGGGTTCGGTTTCCAAGCGCCTTCGATGCCACTGCTGATGGTGTGTTCTCCTTTGCCCGTTTCGTAGCTGTTTCGCCATCCAAGGCCCTGCTCATGGAGAGCAGCACCTTCCGGCTCGGCGCCCAGGTTGCTGTCTGGAGCTGCACCGTGGCACTTGCCGAACGTGTGACCACCAGCCACCAGGGCCACCGTTTCCTCCACGGTCATGCCCATGCGGGCAAAGGTTTCACGCACGTCGCGACCTGACGCCACAGGATCGGGTTCGCCACCAGGACCCTCAGGATTCACATAGATGAGCCCCATCTGAACGGCTGCAAGGGGTTGCTCGAGCTCTCCCTTTTCGTTGTGCCGCTCATCGCTGAGCCAACCGGTTTCCGTCCCCCAGAACACATCCTCTTCCGGTTGCCAAATATCCACACGGCCGCCGGCGAAGCCGAAGGTGCGGAAGCCCATGGATTCCAGGGCCACATTGCCCGACAGGATGATCAAGTCAGCCCAGGAGATGGCGTTGCCGTACTTGCGTTTGACTGGCCACAGCAGCCGCCGGGCCTTGTCGAGGTTGGTGTTGTCAGGCCAGCTGTTGAGGGGGGCAAAGCGCTGGTTGCCGTGGCCTGCTCCGCCGCGACCATCGCCCGTGCGATAGGTGCCTGCGCTGTGCCAAGCCAGACGGATGAACAGTGCTCCGTAATGACCCCAGTCGGCGGGCCACCAGTCCTGGGAATCGGTCATCAGGGCCTGAAGATCAGCCTTCAGGGCGCTGTAATCAAGTGCGGTAAATGCTGAGGGGTAATCGAAATCGTCGCCCAGCGGATTGGAGGCCGGGTGATGTTGATGCAGGATCCCGAGGTCGATCTGATTGGGCCACCAATCGCTGTTATCTGTTCTCCCCGCAGGTGTAACGGCTCCCGTGTGACCACTGAATGGGCATTTCAGATCTGACATCGAAAGCGTCTACATCCACTTTTGGACCTTATCCATCAGCTCAGATGGCCGCCAGCGATCTAGCGCACATCTCCAGGGTCTGAAGCAGCAGTCGGTCGCGTCCTGGAGAGGCGATCAGCCCAAGACCAAGCGGCTTGTTGTCCATTCCCCCAGTGGGAATGCTGAGTTCAGGAGCCCCGCTTAGGCCAGCCAAGGCATTGAGCAGGATGAGTTGTCCCACCAGCGAGCCCGCACCACGATCCAGGGAAAAGCTGCCGATCGCTGGGGCTGTGCATGGTGTGATCGGCTGTGCGAGCAGCCCGTGATCACCCAGCACCGTGGCCAGAGTGTCGCGGACTTGCTGGCGGTGTTGAATCACCTGCTCCTGTGCACCCTTGGACCGGTTCCGCACCATCGCGAGGTTGCGTTCCAACACCGGTCCCAAGGGCAGATCGTTAGGCAGTGCTGCGAATGTGGCCGCTATCTCATCCCATTGGATCGTCTGAAACAGATTCTGGAGCTGCTGCGGATTCTTCAGACCGAAGGTCGCGAGGGGGAGCGCTTCGATCTCGCAGTGGATTGTTTGGCTGAGTTGTTCAGAGCTTTTGATCAAGGCCGAGCGGACGGGGTGTTCGAGATCCGTCCAAAGTTCAGGGATCCAGTACAGCCTTGTTGGCGCAGGAGCCTCAGCGGATTGGCGCTGTTTGTTCGAAGAAAGCAGCACCTCGGCTGCCGCTAGCAGCACCTGCGGGTCACGACTGAACAGACCCGTTGTATCGAGGCTTGGTGCTAGCGGCTGCAGCCCTTGAACGGACACCGCACCATGGCTTGGTCGCCAACCCAGCAGACCGCACCAGCTGGCCGGCACGCGAATCGATCCACCGGTGTCGGTGCCCAGTGCCAAGTCCACATCACCCCTGGCTACAGCGGCAGCGCTGCCGCTGCTTGAGCCACCGGTGATGCACCCAGGGTTGGCACTGTTGGGTGGGCTCCCGGTCCAGGGACTCTCCCCGCTGAGACCGAAGGCAAACTCATCCATGGTGGTGCTGCCTGTGCAGATTGCGCCCGCATCAAGCAGTTGTTGAACCGCGGTTGCGTTGCTGAGGCTTGGGGATTGTCGTTTTCGCCAATGGGGGTTGCCGCAGCCTCG belongs to Synechococcus sp. WH 7805 and includes:
- the gap gene encoding type I glyceraldehyde-3-phosphate dehydrogenase, with the translated sequence MAIRIGINGFGRIGRLAFRQAMTCPDVEVVGINDLIEVDYLAYLLRYDSTHRQFQGDIRVEDGALVVNDQPIRITAERDPSQLRWGEIGADYVLESTGFFLTAPLAQAHLDAGARRVVMSAPSKDDTPMFVMGVNHTSYAGQAIVSNASCTTNCLAPLAKVVHDNFGIVSGLMTTVHATTATQKPVDSPSLKDWRGGRGAGQSIIPSSTGAAKAVGRVIPELNGKLTGMAFRVPTPDVSVVDLTVNLDRPTSYENLKQTIKQASQNGLSGILGYTEDPIVSNDLLGESCTSVFDAGAGMALNDRFMKLVAWYDNEWAYSCKCIDLMRHMATHQS
- the psbA gene encoding photosystem II q(b) protein, with protein sequence MTTTIQQRSGANGWQSFCEWVTSTNNRLYVGWFGVLMIPTLLAATTCFIVAFIAAPPVDIDGIREPVAGSLIYGNNIISGAVVPSSNAIGLHFYPIWEAASLDEWLYNGGPYQLVVFHFLIGIFCYMGREWELSYRLGMRPWICVAYSAPVAAASAVFLVYPFGQGSFSDGMPLGISGTFNFMLVFQAEHNILMHPFHMMGVAGVFGGSLFSAMHGSLVTSSLVRETTESESQNYGYKFGQEEETYNIVAAHGYFGRLIFQYASFNNSRSLHFFLAAWPVVGIWFTALGVSTMAFNLNGFNFNQSILDGQGRVLNTWADVLNRANLGMEVMHERNAHNFPLDLAAAESTPVALQAPAIG
- a CDS encoding YcjF family protein, coding for MQFPVQSIRNLVVSGWSLSPRLAGRLAVSAGVLTAGHWLLTDVAHIPGGGFGVLAAGAGLWWLSRPVKPPVFQEPESLKGWIQRCNDVLRQFAELETVLGFNDLCKPRAAELERLLDFDEPLSLGVVATDGTPLPSTERLQVALAGVRNLDLCIGRPLPVVGTSWRWPADLQQLDVLLHVLPLPLRAADLLWLEQLPVDRPVWLLLESESSRSEQIQALNCQLPERWHQSLLPWNGTAETLRSVLQPVRRQLDEPKSVRDITRQRLLRDLHRCWQADLEGFRRERFRALLQQSQWIVAGVVAASPLPSVDLLAVVVGNGLMVKEMAAIWNCPWSQDVLQAVVRQLGGAALAQGVVEWSGQALLGLAKLDGASWLAAGAVQALSAAYLTRVVGASMADWMALNAGVAEPDLEELKRQAPLLVARAADRERLDLRAFADQARDWIRARSDWSAA
- a CDS encoding HIT family protein, with amino-acid sequence MPPASLPTEPTCGICVLHQNSPQLEPMEIWRSEHWLLRHHPHPSPLAGWCLLDARRHCRGPLDFSAVEAAEWGLIVQRASLLVKQTSGCERVYAIAFGEGARHLHLHLIPRSSGIPETEAWAVADLYRDVKDKRRLAAADSEVDAWIQDARHQALSLMASAV
- the psbA gene encoding photosystem II q(b) protein, which translates into the protein MATAIRSGRRGSWESFCQWVTDTNNRIYVGWFGVLMIPCLLAATTCFIVAFIAAPAVDIDGIREPVAGSLIYGNNIISGAVVPSSNAIGLHFYPIWEAASLDEWLYNGGPYQLVVFHFLIGISAYMGRQWELSYRLGMRPWICVAYSAPLSAAFAVFLVYPFGQGSFSDGMPLGISGTFNFMLVFQAEHNILMHPFHMMGVAGVFGGSLFSAMHGSLVTSSLVRETTESESQNYGYKFGQEEETYNIVAAHGYFGRLIFQYASFNNSRSLHFFLAAWPVVGIWFTSMGVSTMAFNLNGFNFNQSVLDGQGRVLNTWADVLNRANLGMEVMHERNAHNFPLDLAAAESTPVALQAPAIG
- the psbA gene encoding photosystem II q(b) protein, with protein sequence MTTTIQQRSGANGWQSFCEWVTSTNNRLYVGWFGVLMIPTLLAATTCFIVAFIAAPPVDIDGIREPVAGSLIYGNNIISGAVVPSSNAIGLHFYPIWEAASLDEWLYNGGPYQLVVFHFLIGIFCYMGREWELSYRLGMRPWICVAYSAPVAAASAVFLVYPFGQGSFSDGMPLGISGTFNFMLVFQAEHNILMHPFHMMGVAGVFGGSLFSAMHGSLVTSSLVRETTESESQNYGYKFGQEEETYNIVAAHGYFGRLIFQYASFNNSRSLHFFLAAWPVVGIWFTALGVSTMAFNLNGFNFNQSILDGQGRVLNTWADVLNRANLGMEVMHERNAHNFPLDLAAAESTPVALQAPAIG
- a CDS encoding metallophosphoesterase translates to MKQPGRREFLRLMAAAASGSALEVLLKKVAAQPLASGQNRNFQTPNKPLRIGLISDLNSSYGSTSYGPTVERGVNLLLQQKPDLVICAGDMVAGQKTSLTDRQLAAMWEGFETFVRRPLETAGIPLLPAMGNHDASSQQSQGRWIYARERQQASRFWSKHQDAVPSGLTEADIFPFQYAWHGPGLFLVVMDASSSTVSSAQRQWLTRTLNAPQRQQDDLCLVVGHLPLTAFSQGRARAGECIHDAASLAAELRQADVDLVISGHHHAWYPAEALGLRLLSLGAMGSGPRRLLGSSSASPASLTLLDWSAADQSISERTLNLNSFSEMQTDQLPTTIVAPGFAETRRRHTQWQRPQRG
- a CDS encoding FUSC family protein, producing MDPSTSGHGPWNLSSLLDFSRPAHAAWTDAMRGAGITTLLGWIALTLNAPRALLPLTLGSVFTAIAETGQGRDHPWRTMAWTTTWLMVAAGFGAAIGENTPLAVFASGAMGFICASAASRDKRTAVTSLLTLVVFTIYVGYPGPIVPALQDMGLILLGGVIQTLVCSVVRAFQQVKHERLCIPPIWRHLRTFRTSDAHVRHGIRLAITLMVATAISESTGLPHQYWLPMSVAWMSRAQLNSTCQRVLHRLLGTLLGLGFIALVVRWIGPQGAHWLPLSLLGAGILIAYVWVHYAAAVVGVTIWIIAAFALVGDPVIDTLWNRMLDTTIASAIVLMAVWIDPRASES